Proteins from a genomic interval of Methanospirillum lacunae:
- a CDS encoding putative sulfate/molybdate transporter, with translation MLTVQPEDGDFFRITLGNIAGSVGNFGTIIPLFFAVSLATGMSLSLMLLSCGIWYIITGFVYKIPISVEPLKAVAAVAIAGGVTTGEIAASGIITGTLFCLVGLSGKMQWLATRIPSSVVRGIQLALGLILLRSAIMEFGIHDLSFFIFCLVILALFLLGKRLVHLPDLSALVILCIGIIALLSTTGIPTAALPTLPIVSLPNYQEYVTATWVLVIPQIPLTLANSILATALLSTELFHRRITPDKLSFTIGAMSLSTSILGGFPMCHGAGGVAAHYRFGARSGCAMIIGGIILICGSVFLTNPETLTAIPGGVFGALLFAVALELIGHGLKTEEPLVSMVMAFIAIPAGIAVAFIAGLLFAELSSYFRR, from the coding sequence ATGCTAACTGTACAACCTGAGGATGGTGACTTTTTCAGAATAACACTTGGAAATATTGCCGGATCAGTGGGCAACTTTGGGACAATAATTCCTCTCTTCTTTGCCGTATCACTTGCAACCGGTATGTCCCTTTCATTAATGCTCCTCTCCTGTGGGATATGGTATATCATCACTGGTTTCGTGTACAAAATCCCAATATCAGTAGAACCGCTCAAAGCAGTAGCCGCAGTTGCTATAGCCGGAGGAGTTACCACCGGAGAGATTGCTGCATCTGGTATCATTACCGGGACTCTCTTCTGTCTGGTTGGCCTGAGCGGAAAGATGCAATGGTTGGCAACCAGAATTCCATCTTCGGTTGTACGCGGGATTCAACTCGCGCTCGGGTTGATCCTTCTCAGGAGTGCAATCATGGAATTCGGGATACATGATCTTTCCTTCTTCATTTTCTGTCTTGTGATCCTGGCTTTGTTTTTACTTGGAAAAAGGCTGGTTCACCTGCCTGATCTTTCTGCTCTCGTCATCCTCTGTATCGGAATAATCGCACTTTTAAGTACAACTGGAATTCCAACAGCGGCTCTTCCCACTCTTCCTATCGTATCATTACCAAATTATCAGGAGTATGTGACAGCGACATGGGTTCTTGTCATCCCCCAGATCCCGCTTACACTGGCAAATTCAATTCTTGCGACAGCACTTCTTTCAACCGAACTATTTCATCGCAGAATCACTCCAGACAAATTGAGTTTTACTATTGGAGCAATGAGTCTTTCCACATCAATTCTTGGAGGATTTCCCATGTGTCACGGGGCAGGGGGGGTAGCTGCACATTACCGTTTCGGTGCACGCTCTGGTTGTGCTATGATTATAGGTGGTATAATTCTTATCTGTGGGTCGGTATTTCTTACAAACCCTGAAACTCTAACTGCAATTCCGGGAGGAGTATTTGGAGCCTTGCTTTTTGCTGTTGCTCTAGAACTTATTGGACATGGGTTAAAGACTGAAGAACCTCTTGTTTCCATGGTGATGGCATTCATCGCTATTCCAGCTGGGATCGCTGTTGCATTCATAGCCGGGTTACTTTTTGCAGAATTATCCAGTTATTTTCGGCGATAA
- a CDS encoding response regulator — protein sequence MTHRILLLDDEPAICEITSILLKKLGYDAVITSKGEDSIEAYRAALDQGARFDVVILDLSVPGGPGGKEVIAALLEMDPKVKALVSSGDANDPAVSRFRDFGFTGVLMKPYTKAVLDETIKKVISPE from the coding sequence ATGACTCATCGAATTCTTCTCCTTGATGACGAACCAGCCATCTGTGAGATCACCTCAATACTCCTGAAGAAACTCGGGTATGATGCTGTTATTACCAGTAAAGGAGAAGATTCAATTGAAGCATATCGGGCGGCACTTGATCAGGGTGCACGATTTGATGTTGTCATACTTGATCTATCCGTTCCCGGGGGACCTGGAGGTAAAGAGGTCATAGCCGCCCTTCTGGAGATGGATCCAAAAGTAAAAGCACTTGTATCAAGTGGCGATGCAAACGATCCTGCAGTCTCACGATTCAGGGACTTTGGATTCACCGGGGTTCTCATGAAGCCATATACAAAGGCTGTTCTTGATGAAACCATCAAAAAGGTCATTAGCCCTGAGTGA
- a CDS encoding SpoIIE family protein phosphatase, whose product MATFFDLIIGNIRTCIVLLQMVCVIIVITYLIMRSRFFIDFQNRALTWKSSILMILLFGLVSIYGTESGIYAFGAQINIRDLGPMAAGLTCGPLVGLGAGIIGGLYRYFITGGISQLACTIAAIIAGLIGGTVYLLNKKQFIGVKGAIITAGCMELIHMGLVLLLGKPFDQALALVLQVVLPMTIANMVGIGIFSFIYMNLIQERETANERDRIRTDLQRKQAELSIARDIQLSFLPDTIPSINGYQISPVSLPAREVGGDFYDVIIPVSQDKIGILIADVSGKGVPAALFMALSRTITRTNATWHKSAVSVITETNTMICADARSGMFVTLFFGVLNPDRRTFTYVNAGHNHPLIFRDNGTKEELTTTGPALGIMDDIRYTEQTTTINPGDIMVMYTDGVTESVNRNNEEFGVERLESIIDEHRCSSAEEIRDVIIKTVNEYTDGQDQFDDITIIVMKGEEHGSFCTGT is encoded by the coding sequence ATGGCAACATTTTTCGATCTCATCATAGGAAACATCAGAACCTGTATCGTTCTCCTGCAGATGGTTTGCGTGATCATCGTCATCACGTATTTGATCATGAGATCACGCTTTTTTATAGATTTTCAAAATAGGGCACTCACCTGGAAGAGTTCGATCCTTATGATCCTGCTCTTTGGTCTTGTATCTATATACGGGACTGAAAGTGGAATCTATGCTTTTGGTGCTCAGATAAATATCAGGGACCTCGGCCCTATGGCAGCGGGTCTGACCTGTGGACCGCTGGTCGGGCTAGGAGCGGGTATCATCGGCGGGCTATACCGGTACTTCATTACAGGGGGTATCTCTCAACTTGCCTGCACCATAGCTGCCATCATTGCGGGCCTTATTGGTGGAACAGTCTATCTCCTCAACAAAAAGCAGTTCATTGGTGTTAAAGGTGCGATTATTACCGCGGGCTGCATGGAACTTATTCATATGGGGCTCGTACTTCTGCTTGGAAAGCCTTTTGATCAGGCACTCGCACTTGTCTTACAGGTAGTTCTCCCTATGACTATTGCAAACATGGTTGGGATCGGAATATTCTCTTTCATCTACATGAATCTGATTCAGGAACGAGAAACTGCCAATGAACGTGATCGGATTAGGACAGATCTTCAACGGAAACAGGCAGAACTCTCTATTGCACGCGATATCCAACTCAGCTTTCTCCCAGACACAATCCCCTCAATAAATGGATACCAGATTTCACCCGTCAGCCTGCCAGCCCGGGAGGTTGGTGGAGACTTTTACGATGTCATCATCCCGGTTTCACAGGATAAAATAGGGATCCTGATCGCAGACGTATCTGGAAAAGGAGTGCCTGCAGCCTTGTTCATGGCCCTCTCCCGGACGATTACCCGTACCAATGCAACATGGCATAAATCTGCAGTGAGCGTGATCACAGAGACAAACACAATGATCTGCGCTGATGCACGATCAGGTATGTTTGTCACTCTTTTCTTCGGCGTGCTAAATCCAGACAGACGGACTTTCACCTATGTTAATGCAGGGCACAACCACCCACTCATATTCAGGGATAACGGCACCAAAGAGGAACTCACCACTACCGGCCCCGCGCTCGGGATCATGGACGATATCAGGTATACAGAACAGACTACAACCATCAATCCTGGTGATATCATGGTCATGTATACTGATGGTGTCACCGAATCTGTAAACCGAAACAATGAGGAATTTGGTGTAGAACGACTAGAATCAATCATTGACGAGCATCGATGCTCTTCTGCTGAAGAGATCAGGGATGTCATCATAAAAACAGTAAATGAATATACTGATGGACAGGATCAATTCGACGATATCACGATAATAGTTATGAAAGGAGAGGAACACGGCAGTTTCTGTACTGGAACCTAA
- a CDS encoding PKD domain-containing protein, translating to MGSFDSPWSLSDSLNQSLPVGEQILVNGSSSTAYTGPFIIKNETSLIGYNGTPLINSSGYAFVVSNSTSMDNFEVKSQSAGLLFSSGVSDIQLSNISLHGISSSAISGGTGNHNYNVSIRDVSCFQNTNGGIVLPSIDGLTIDNSTVSSNIEGGVSLTGAHNFYITNVTSTANTISASNRPGLQLKDSSLGVIHNLISIENSGGGLNLNNTSNLVIFSSVLQNQSGGKDLFIDSQSRNLSFYNLHIGGNGGVNVSSSNMSGPLSFNTPSTPRGPDDSFVSLNNYVNITRTDTGSFDSLTLNYNPSDIPTGYPEENIRIMATDNDDWSIIPSSLNKEQHSISFNGSSELVEGTRLYGLFVNKTNPSIFSISPSSGVQGDNNVAIYVSGSGFSSGLLVNLSNSTFNLTNSSEVTFINSSNIITSFDLTYLVSGNYTVQVKNPDQTQSTESVIFTVFNEPCPAVVANFSSDVSSGYAPLTVSFTNRSTGGNITSWQWDFGDNSTGSNVADPVHTFNRSGLYSVNLTAGNSCDNYSSVFHTISVENEPCPTVIANFSSDVSSGYAPLTVSFTNRSTGGNITS from the coding sequence GTGGGTAGTTTTGATAGTCCCTGGAGTCTCTCCGATTCTCTTAATCAGTCTCTTCCGGTTGGTGAGCAGATCCTGGTAAATGGTTCTTCATCAACAGCGTATACGGGTCCATTTATTATCAAAAATGAAACCTCCCTCATTGGGTATAATGGAACTCCTCTGATTAATTCAAGTGGTTATGCTTTTGTTGTGAGTAATTCAACATCCATGGATAATTTTGAAGTTAAAAGTCAATCCGCTGGATTATTATTCTCTTCCGGGGTATCTGATATTCAACTTTCAAATATTTCCCTACACGGAATTTCTAGTTCTGCAATATCTGGCGGAACTGGTAATCATAATTATAATGTATCAATCCGTGATGTATCCTGTTTTCAGAATACAAATGGAGGGATTGTTCTGCCATCTATAGATGGCCTAACTATCGATAATAGTACTGTTTCTTCAAATATTGAAGGGGGGGTGTCATTAACTGGGGCTCACAATTTTTACATTACCAATGTTACATCGACAGCCAACACAATTTCAGCGTCCAACCGTCCGGGATTGCAACTAAAAGATTCTTCATTAGGGGTAATTCACAATCTGATATCAATAGAAAATTCAGGAGGTGGATTGAACCTTAATAATACGTCCAACCTCGTTATTTTTTCTTCTGTACTACAGAATCAGTCGGGTGGAAAAGATCTCTTTATTGATTCCCAATCGCGTAATCTATCCTTTTACAATTTACATATTGGTGGGAATGGCGGTGTAAATGTCTCTTCATCCAATATGAGTGGGCCATTATCTTTCAATACACCTTCAACACCAAGAGGTCCTGATGATTCATTCGTAAGTTTGAATAATTATGTAAATATTACCCGTACAGATACGGGTTCTTTTGACTCACTCACCTTAAACTATAATCCTTCAGATATACCAACTGGATATCCTGAAGAAAATATCCGAATAATGGCTACAGATAATGATGATTGGTCCATAATCCCTTCATCTCTTAACAAAGAACAACATTCAATTTCTTTCAATGGTTCTTCAGAACTTGTAGAGGGTACCAGACTTTACGGCCTGTTTGTTAACAAGACGAATCCATCAATCTTTTCCATATCTCCTTCTTCAGGTGTTCAGGGAGATAATAATGTTGCAATTTACGTTTCAGGTTCTGGCTTTTCATCAGGTTTACTCGTTAATCTGAGTAATAGCACATTCAATCTGACAAACTCCAGTGAGGTTACCTTTATCAATTCTTCTAATATTATTACATCATTTGATCTGACCTATCTGGTCTCTGGCAATTATACGGTTCAGGTAAAAAATCCCGATCAGACTCAAAGTACGGAGTCTGTAATTTTTACTGTATTCAATGAACCTTGTCCTGCGGTAGTAGCAAATTTTAGTTCAGATGTAAGTAGTGGTTATGCTCCGTTGACGGTGTCGTTTACGAATCGTTCAACCGGTGGGAACATAACCAGTTGGCAATGGGACTTTGGAGATAATAGTACTGGCTCAAATGTTGCTGATCCAGTTCATACGTTCAATCGAAGCGGTCTTTATTCAGTCAATCTGACTGCCGGTAATAGTTGTGATAATTATTCTAGTGTATTTCATACAATTTCTGTTGAAAATGAACCTTGTCCAACGGTTATAGCAAATTTCAGTTCAGATGTAAGCAGTGGTTATGCTCCGTTGACGGTGTCGTTTACGAATCGTTCAACCGGTGGGAACATAACCAGT
- a CDS encoding MBL fold metallo-hydrolase, with product MKISVLASGSKGNCVYLEGDGSALLVDAGRSARELLGTKTKQGRLAESGGRSDLIDGILVTHEHGDHIKGLAAVGNNLQKTAYGTVGTMDAFIRQRTSPVRFPVQTIKCGTQYEIGNFIVEPFAISHDATEPCGYLISEGSTRLCYCTDTGIVTESMMSVISRADGVILESNHCPEMLRTGPYPEFLKRRIAGNRGHLSNPDAAAVLREIGDSIHLAILAHLSEENNEPALALSSAQEGLSLHAESVELFAASTVELEGKAPMRKKQGSSRESCCDECWQYQFSL from the coding sequence ATGAAGATATCAGTCCTTGCGAGTGGAAGCAAGGGCAATTGCGTTTATCTTGAGGGTGATGGGAGCGCTCTTTTAGTTGATGCAGGCCGCTCAGCACGGGAACTCCTCGGGACTAAAACTAAGCAAGGTCGCCTTGCTGAATCAGGTGGCAGGTCCGATCTGATAGATGGAATTTTGGTCACACATGAGCATGGTGATCATATCAAGGGTCTTGCTGCGGTTGGGAATAATCTCCAAAAAACTGCCTATGGCACAGTGGGTACGATGGATGCTTTTATCAGGCAGCGAACAAGTCCGGTACGCTTCCCTGTGCAGACCATCAAATGTGGAACACAATATGAGATCGGTAATTTTATCGTCGAACCGTTTGCAATCTCGCATGATGCAACAGAGCCATGTGGATACCTGATCAGTGAAGGTTCAACAAGGCTTTGTTATTGCACTGATACTGGAATAGTAACCGAGAGCATGATGTCAGTAATATCCCGGGCAGATGGAGTTATCCTTGAATCAAATCATTGTCCTGAAATGCTCAGGACCGGGCCATACCCTGAGTTTCTCAAACGAAGAATTGCGGGAAATCGTGGTCATCTTTCAAACCCTGATGCCGCAGCGGTACTTCGTGAGATAGGTGATTCGATTCATCTGGCAATTCTTGCACATCTATCTGAAGAGAACAACGAACCTGCTCTGGCTCTTTCATCAGCCCAGGAAGGACTGTCCCTCCATGCTGAGTCTGTGGAACTATTTGCTGCTTCCACAGTAGAATTGGAAGGAAAAGCTCCGATGCGAAAAAAACAGGGTTCTTCCCGTGAATCCTGCTGTGATGAATGCTGGCAATACCAGTTCAGTCTGTGA
- a CDS encoding YbhB/YbcL family Raf kinase inhibitor-like protein produces the protein MKIFHYIFLLILVSGVLVSGCIQASESQKGQSGADSLSNKSFVVSVSSAINGSTLPTRYTCMGPGQVPSIFWKNAPTETKSIVLIMDDPDARDNVFTHWIVYNLNPGDEAIPPNQVPAADRAGSGYQGVNSLGSKGYYPPCPTGGQTHRYIFTLYALDSVIKPNPADRSHVDAAMEGHVLAKARSITFFGQ, from the coding sequence ATGAAAATATTTCATTATATATTCCTCTTGATTCTGGTATCAGGAGTCCTGGTCTCCGGTTGTATCCAGGCTTCAGAGAGTCAGAAAGGTCAGAGTGGTGCTGATAGCCTATCCAACAAATCATTTGTGGTGTCAGTCAGTTCTGCAATTAATGGGTCAACCCTTCCCACCAGATACACCTGTATGGGTCCTGGACAGGTTCCGTCAATATTTTGGAAAAATGCTCCTACAGAAACAAAATCAATAGTTCTTATTATGGATGATCCCGATGCTCGAGATAATGTGTTTACACACTGGATTGTGTATAATCTAAATCCTGGGGATGAAGCGATACCCCCCAATCAGGTCCCTGCTGCAGATCGTGCTGGATCCGGGTATCAGGGGGTAAATTCATTAGGGTCAAAGGGATATTACCCACCATGCCCCACGGGAGGGCAAACCCACCGGTATATTTTTACACTTTATGCCCTCGATTCAGTAATCAAACCTAATCCTGCAGACCGGTCACATGTAGATGCAGCAATGGAAGGACATGTTCTGGCAAAGGCCAGAAGTATTACTTTCTTTGGGCAGTGA
- the htpX gene encoding zinc metalloprotease HtpX — MIWKRDWGLTYRVFITWSLLLLVYLVFIGILMALKLSIGFIIIISVVMGLVQYFFSDKLVLMSTGARIVEEDEEPGLHRMIEKLCTEAGLPKPKVAVMQSPIPNAFATGRSPTHAVVAVTDSIMRTLNQQELEAVLAHELSHIKNRDILTMTLASFIAMIASMIMQNFLFASIFDRREGGAGAWIIAGIVAAVVWVVATLLMMALSRYREFAADRGSAYITNNPEALISALTKISGRMEYIPAEAKVAAEGANAFYIIPAISGKTLASLFSTHPPLEKRIENLRKVESELRGY, encoded by the coding sequence ATGATCTGGAAACGTGACTGGGGTTTGACCTACCGGGTTTTTATCACCTGGTCCCTGCTCCTCCTGGTATATCTTGTATTTATCGGCATCCTCATGGCACTCAAACTGAGTATCGGATTTATTATTATCATCTCAGTTGTCATGGGTCTTGTCCAGTACTTCTTCTCTGACAAACTGGTTCTGATGTCCACCGGTGCCCGTATTGTCGAAGAGGATGAAGAACCCGGCCTTCACAGGATGATTGAAAAACTCTGTACTGAAGCAGGCCTTCCAAAACCAAAAGTTGCAGTAATGCAGTCACCTATCCCGAATGCATTTGCTACCGGGAGAAGCCCGACTCATGCAGTGGTCGCAGTGACTGATTCGATTATGAGGACCCTGAATCAGCAGGAACTTGAAGCGGTCTTAGCCCATGAGCTCTCACATATAAAGAATCGTGATATCCTCACTATGACACTAGCTTCATTCATTGCGATGATCGCATCAATGATCATGCAGAACTTCCTCTTTGCCTCAATCTTTGATCGGCGTGAAGGAGGAGCAGGTGCCTGGATCATTGCAGGTATTGTTGCCGCCGTTGTCTGGGTGGTTGCAACACTCCTGATGATGGCTCTTTCCCGGTATCGTGAGTTTGCAGCAGACAGAGGGAGTGCATATATAACCAATAATCCTGAAGCACTCATCTCTGCATTAACCAAGATTAGCGGCCGTATGGAATACATCCCTGCTGAGGCCAAGGTTGCTGCAGAAGGAGCAAACGCCTTCTACATCATTCCAGCAATATCTGGCAAGACTCTTGCAAGTCTCTTCTCCACTCATCCTCCACTTGAGAAGCGGATTGAGAACCTTCGCAAAGTTGAGTCAGAACTGCGTGGATATTAA
- a CDS encoding ATP-dependent DNA ligase, whose protein sequence is MNFLFFAELCRKIESIKGRLDTIDLLSNAIREVECPDLPIFVRLILGKPFPDWSPLKLGIGPNLLYESVAYVTGRNREKVLSTLNSVGDLGRAVEEMLESKSQTSFFSEELTLAEVYSSFEAIAQAEGGKSQKERLRIIQRLFSVATPLEGHYITGILLDDMRIGVGEGNLRDAIAKAFDVDSGLVEHAQQILNDMGEVALLASQGKEALSHVRLHLFHPVRMMLARQGTISEVIADAGTIAVEYKYDGARFQFHKQGSTGRMYSRKLEDVTNSLPDVVSMLLNATDHNLILDGEVIAIKDGRPMPFQTVLKRFRRKHGVADAVEAIKLVPNVFDILLLDGEILLDQSFSERRKILTEVLRDYATPQLVSSDLIEIEQYYHQALDNGHEGVMLKLPNSRYTPGMRGKDWVKIKPEVDTLDLVAIGAEWGEGKRAHVYGSFLLAARQDDQLVPVSRVATGLSDEQLTWLYSTLKDEVIHSEGKMIFFEPRIVFEIGYSEIQQSPNYEGGFTLRFPRFVRVRDDKDIREANTIGDIEERYLTIHPELR, encoded by the coding sequence CTGAATTTTTTGTTTTTTGCAGAACTTTGTAGAAAAATTGAGTCTATCAAAGGTAGGCTTGATACTATTGATCTTCTGAGTAATGCAATTCGTGAGGTGGAATGTCCGGATCTCCCAATCTTTGTTCGGCTGATTCTGGGCAAACCCTTTCCTGACTGGAGTCCACTCAAACTAGGTATAGGTCCTAATTTACTCTATGAATCTGTGGCATATGTTACCGGAAGAAACCGCGAGAAGGTTCTTTCAACGCTCAATTCGGTGGGAGATCTTGGCAGGGCAGTTGAAGAGATGCTTGAAAGTAAATCTCAAACCTCATTCTTTTCTGAAGAACTTACACTTGCAGAGGTGTATTCATCGTTTGAAGCGATTGCCCAGGCAGAAGGTGGTAAATCTCAAAAAGAGCGGCTTCGGATAATCCAGCGATTGTTTTCAGTAGCTACGCCCCTTGAAGGCCATTACATCACCGGCATTTTGCTTGACGACATGAGGATTGGGGTCGGCGAGGGGAACCTCCGCGATGCAATTGCAAAAGCCTTCGATGTTGACTCCGGTCTTGTCGAGCATGCCCAACAGATTCTCAATGATATGGGCGAAGTGGCATTGTTAGCCTCTCAAGGAAAAGAGGCTCTGTCTCATGTAAGACTTCACCTCTTTCATCCGGTGCGGATGATGTTGGCCCGACAAGGAACTATCTCTGAAGTTATAGCTGATGCCGGGACAATTGCAGTAGAGTATAAATACGATGGAGCACGGTTTCAGTTTCATAAACAGGGTTCAACAGGTAGGATGTACTCACGAAAACTTGAGGATGTGACCAATTCCCTGCCTGATGTTGTCTCTATGTTGCTGAATGCGACAGATCATAATCTCATTCTTGATGGTGAGGTTATTGCCATTAAGGATGGGAGACCGATGCCGTTTCAGACGGTTCTTAAGCGGTTTAGGCGAAAACATGGGGTAGCCGATGCCGTAGAGGCGATCAAGCTGGTTCCCAATGTTTTTGATATTCTCCTCCTTGATGGGGAAATTTTGCTTGATCAGTCTTTTTCAGAGAGGCGGAAGATCCTTACAGAGGTATTGAGAGACTATGCAACTCCCCAACTTGTAAGTAGTGATCTTATTGAAATAGAACAGTACTACCACCAGGCCCTGGATAACGGGCATGAGGGTGTGATGCTGAAATTACCGAACTCTCGTTACACTCCGGGAATGAGAGGAAAGGATTGGGTAAAGATCAAACCTGAAGTGGATACTCTTGATCTGGTTGCTATAGGTGCTGAATGGGGAGAAGGTAAGCGAGCTCATGTATATGGATCGTTTCTGCTTGCTGCACGCCAGGATGACCAACTTGTTCCGGTAAGCCGGGTAGCTACCGGTCTTTCAGATGAACAACTCACCTGGCTCTATAGTACTCTCAAAGATGAAGTCATCCATTCAGAAGGGAAGATGATATTCTTTGAGCCCAGGATTGTGTTTGAGATTGGGTACTCAGAGATTCAGCAAAGCCCGAATTATGAAGGCGGTTTTACACTCCGTTTTCCAAGGTTTGTTCGGGTCCGGGATGATAAGGACATCAGGGAAGCGAATACGATAGGGGATATTGAAGAGAGATACCTAACAATACATCCTGAATTGCGGTAA
- a CDS encoding PaaI family thioesterase, with protein sequence MDDATTFLNADPFSKQLGIRLISSSPGKSTLHLDISENHLNSHGTVHGGVIFSLADVAFAVASNTSGIPAVAINTSITYMKAASSGTLIAEANEFSSNPKLGSYVVEVYDQNREKIAVFQGLAYRKSPRK encoded by the coding sequence ATGGATGATGCAACAACATTCCTCAATGCAGATCCCTTTTCCAAACAACTTGGAATCAGGCTGATAAGTTCTTCACCAGGAAAGTCAACCCTCCATCTTGATATTTCAGAGAACCATCTCAACAGTCATGGAACAGTCCACGGAGGAGTAATCTTCTCCCTCGCTGATGTCGCCTTCGCCGTTGCCAGCAACACAAGCGGAATCCCTGCTGTTGCAATCAATACCAGCATTACCTATATGAAAGCCGCTTCATCAGGTACCCTGATTGCAGAGGCAAATGAGTTTTCATCAAACCCGAAACTCGGATCATATGTCGTGGAGGTGTATGATCAAAATAGGGAGAAGATTGCTGTTTTTCAGGGACTTGCATACCGGAAGTCTCCAAGAAAATAA
- a CDS encoding TIGR04084 family radical SAM/SPASM domain-containing protein: protein MYIHLFLTDSCNLACNYCRGKIFDTPELERDEISFDADIPVDATYDLTDLYSFLSRDPGVVVTFIGGEPTLRSDLIIRIMEDLPDTRFMIQTNGILLHRLPSEIVNRFETILISIDGDKETTDTGRGLGTYQRVMDNIQNILANGYVGEIIARMTVHEPVDIQKSVLHLSHNAEYSFSSIHWQIDANFWNDFQIRNFESWVKKSYLPGIKHLAEEWVSRMEQTGVVERWYPFIDPVEDLLLKRSSRLRCGSGFANYTVLTNGQISPCPIMIGMADYYLGTITTADIRNLPDVPVPGACAVCDIRDLCGGRCLYSAVLEPWPQEGRELVCTTVRELFKVLSDLLPRIQYLLNTGVITMTDFNHEKYNGCEIIP, encoded by the coding sequence GTGTATATTCATCTCTTTCTCACGGACTCCTGCAATCTCGCTTGTAATTACTGCCGGGGGAAAATATTTGATACCCCTGAACTGGAACGTGATGAGATCTCTTTCGATGCAGACATCCCAGTAGATGCCACTTACGATCTCACTGACCTGTACTCCTTTCTTTCCCGAGATCCCGGAGTAGTTGTCACATTTATCGGTGGTGAGCCGACGCTTCGCAGTGATCTCATCATCCGAATCATGGAAGATCTCCCTGACACCCGTTTCATGATCCAGACAAATGGCATTCTTCTTCACCGGCTCCCTTCAGAAATCGTAAACAGGTTTGAGACGATTCTGATCTCAATCGATGGTGATAAAGAGACAACTGATACTGGCAGGGGGTTAGGCACCTATCAACGGGTAATGGACAATATTCAGAACATTCTTGCTAATGGATATGTGGGTGAGATAATTGCCAGGATGACAGTTCATGAACCTGTTGATATCCAAAAATCAGTCCTTCATCTCTCTCACAATGCTGAATACTCATTTTCATCCATTCACTGGCAAATTGATGCTAACTTCTGGAATGATTTTCAGATTAGAAACTTTGAATCCTGGGTAAAAAAATCGTACCTTCCGGGCATTAAACATCTAGCAGAAGAATGGGTATCCCGGATGGAACAGACCGGGGTTGTCGAGAGATGGTATCCGTTTATCGATCCGGTTGAAGATTTGCTTCTCAAACGCTCTTCCCGGCTTAGATGCGGATCTGGATTTGCAAACTACACAGTTTTAACAAATGGTCAGATTTCGCCATGTCCGATTATGATAGGGATGGCCGATTATTATCTGGGAACGATCACCACTGCAGATATTCGGAATCTACCCGATGTCCCTGTTCCCGGAGCCTGTGCAGTATGTGATATTCGAGATCTCTGTGGTGGAAGATGTCTCTATTCTGCAGTTCTTGAGCCCTGGCCACAGGAGGGGCGTGAACTTGTGTGTACAACTGTCAGAGAATTATTTAAGGTATTGTCAGATTTACTTCCACGGATTCAATATCTTCTCAATACCGGTGTTATCACAATGACAGACTTTAATCACGAGAAGTACAATGGATGCGAGATTATCCCTTAA